One genomic segment of Lampris incognitus isolate fLamInc1 chromosome 2, fLamInc1.hap2, whole genome shotgun sequence includes these proteins:
- the rhol gene encoding LOW QUALITY PROTEIN: rhodopsin, like (The sequence of the model RefSeq protein was modified relative to this genomic sequence to represent the inferred CDS: inserted 4 bases in 3 codons; deleted 6 bases in 3 codons; substituted 4 bases at 4 genomic stop codons), with protein sequence MHANSRFPCCPEAVIECMMIGAGMERRDKLLDSFQDVGPNHGKVHVFVTEGPLHNPSGCVREVCRRCLAAYGCNMKGFFAIHGDQITLWSRVVMAGCKWVVVCKPMSKFHFGXRATWVAFTRMMVSSXSVPALFIWSXQCSSSIDCYTFKPATNNESFLVYTFVVHXYQLSVIYFCXGHLLCTIKQAVVAWQESESTRSGESVRAPAWWSSFVAFWVCXSPHTSVAXYIFTQQGRSTFVPICMTVPAFFAKSSSRYKPFIYVCMNKQFHQCMIITLYCGKNPFEEKGEEGGPHQPSYNTELSPSARGVSSV encoded by the exons ATGCATGCGAACAGTCGTTTCCCCTGCTGTCCCGAAGCTGTGATTGAGTGTATGATGATCGGTGCCGGCATGGAGCGCAG GGACAAGCTCCTTGATTCCTTCCAGGATGTAGGTCCCAATCATGGGAAAGTCCACGTCTTCGTCACTGAGGGGCCTTTACACAACCCATCCGGCTGTGTAAG ggaggtgtgtcgaaggtgtctggcagcATATGGATGTAATATGAAAGGCTTCTTTGCCATCCATGGAGATCAGATCACTCTTTGGTCCCGAGTTGTAATGGCTGGGTGTAAA TGGGTGGTGGTGTGTAAGCCAATGAGCAAATTCCATTTCGG TAGAGCGACATGGGTTGCCTTCACTAGGATGATGGTTTCATCTTGATCCGTGCCAGCTCTTTTCATCTGGT AGCAGTGCTCCAGCAGCATTGACTGCTACACCTTTAAGCCAGCCACTAACAATGAGTCCTTTCTGGTCTACACATTTGTTGTCC TGTACCAACTGTCTGTGATATACTTCTGCTAGGGTCATTTGCTCTGCACAATCAAGCAGGCTGTGGTTGCCTGGCAGGAGTCAGAGAGTACTCGGAGTGGGGAGAGTGTCAGGGCACCAGCATGGTGGTCATCATTCGTGGCCTTTTGGGTATGTTGATCACCTCACACTAGCGTTGCTTAGTACATCTTCACCCAACAGGGCAGA AGTACCTTTGTCCCTATCTGTATGACTGTGCCAGCCTTCTTTGCCAAGAGCTCATCCCGCTACAAGCCTTTCATCTATGTCTGCATGAACAAGCAATTTCACCAATGCATGATCATCACTCTGTACTGTGGAAAGAATCCAtttgaggagaaa ggagaagaaggagggCCGCATCAGCCGTCATACAATACTGAACTTTCTCCGTCTGCCAGAGGAGTGTCTTCTGTATGA